A genomic window from Gossypium hirsutum isolate 1008001.06 chromosome D10, Gossypium_hirsutum_v2.1, whole genome shotgun sequence includes:
- the LOC107911086 gene encoding ABC transporter B family member 9-like, with protein MKRDEAADKEEDKNKNNGSNKKKKKTSADDQKFNPVSLKQSQRLKTNVFIDGVDLRELQLQWIRGKIGLVSQEPIFFATTIRENIAYGKDNATNEEIRAAIEMANAAKFIDKLPDELDTMVGEHGTQLSGGQKKRIAIARAILTKITPKERRLCFQPLRLL; from the exons ATGAAGAGGGATGAAGCAGCtgataaagaagaagataaaaacaAGAACAATGGCAgtaacaagaagaagaagaagacatcTGCTGACGATCAAAAA TTCAATCCGGTGTCGTTAAAGCAGTCTCAAAG GTTAAAAACCAATGTTTTTATCGATGGCGTCGATTTAAGAGAGTTGCAGCTTCAATGGATACGGGGGAAAATCGGGCTTGTCAGCCAAGAACCTATATTTTTTGCAACAACTATCAGGGAAAACATTGCATATGGAAAGGACAATGCCACTAATGAAGAGATTAGAGCAGCAATTGAGATGGCTAATGCTGCTAAATTCATTGACAAGTTGCCCGAC GAGCTTGACACCATGGTGGGGGAGCATGGAACTCAACTTTCAGGTGGGCAAAAGAAACGAATAGCTATAGCAAGAGCCATTTTGACGAAAATAACTCCAAAAGAAAGAAGGTTGTGTTTTCAACCTTTGAGACTGCTTTAA
- the LOC121222314 gene encoding LRR receptor-like serine/threonine-protein kinase FLS2, with product MFSVFQFYRMNAFFAGEIPREIGNLSNLQIFDGRNASLTGHIPASIFDISSLRYILLGRNNLSGTLPIDICSNQSRLEALYLAQNQLNGEIPLGLGGCRKLQNLDFSINRFSGQIPRSIGNLTGLKELYLGDNELKGGIPWEVGNILNLEVLDIGEIGLTGPVPPVLFNISTLKTINLPNNSLSGSLPWDICLHLTSLERIDFYRNELTGSVPKSIGNCTFLQFIDLGKNHLSGEIPEEIGNLQHLSTLSMGGNNLTGSIPSKIFNMSTIELIALQLNKLSGHLPSSSEYKLPKLTVISLAQNRLSGKLPSCITNASTLKALEIGHNSFSGFLPSSFGNNLRLLEWLSLQFNNLSLEYSGPEHSFLSSLMNCRILRHLSIESTTYGGVLPASIGNLSASLQYFYAESSQLKGNIPMEIGNLSRSIALFLANNDLVGPIPSLGRLQQLEGLGLYGNKLQGSIPNDLCELKMLYDLSLHSNLLDGSLPACFDNLTSLRYLSLGSNKLSSNIPSTLWRLSNMLQVDLSSNFFSGPLPLDVGNLKVVISMDISRNRLSGNQPSTINGDLNGLTYLSFAENALQGHIPESFGQLTSLEFLDLSRNNISGVIPKSMEALSHLKYLNVSFNRLEGQIPTGGPFRNLSAELFECASIAGATMQR from the exons ATGTTTTCGGTGTTTCAATTTTATCGAATGAATGCCTTTTTTGCAGGTGAAATACCAAGGGAAATCGGTAATCTTAGTAATCTGCAGATATTTGATGGTAGAAATGCAAGCCTCACAGGTCATATTCCTGCAAGCATCTTCGACATATCTTCGTTGAGATATATTCTCCTTGGAAGAAATAACCTTTCCGGTACTCTACCAATTGACATATGTAGTAATCAGTCAAGACTTGAAGCTCTTTACTTGGCCCAGAACCAGTTAAATGGTGAAATTCCTTTGGGCTTAGGTGGATGCCGCAAGCTTCAGAATCTAGATTTCTCCATAAACAGATTCTCGGGACAGATCCCACGTAGCATCGGAAACTTAACCGGTCTCAAGGAACTATACTTAGGAGATAATGAATTGAAAG GTGGAATCCCATGGGAGGTAGGCAATATTCTGAATTTGGAGGTGCTGGACATCGGAGAAATAGGGCTCACTGGTCCCGTTCCACCGGTTCTCTTCAACATTTCAACTTTGAAGACTATTAACCTTCCAAACAATAGTCTATCTGGTAGCCTCCCGTGGGACATATGCCTTCATCTTACATCACTTGAGAGGATTGATTTTTATAGAAATGAACTCACAGGAAGTGTTCCAAAAAGTATTGGTAACTGCACTTTCCTCCAATTCATAGATCTTGGAAAAAACCATCTCTCTG GGGAAATACCAGAGGAGATTGGCAATTTACAACATCTTAGTACCTTATCTATGGGGGGAAACAACTTGACCGGTTCAATTCCATCAAAGATATTCAATATGTCAACCATAGAGTTAATTGCATTACAGTTAAATAAGCTTTCAGGACATCTCCCTTCAAGCTCCGAGTATAAGCTTCCAAAACTTACAGTGATATCTCTGGCTCAGAATAGACTCAGTGGCAAACTCCCAAGCTGCATCACCAATGCTTCAACACTCAAAGCCTTAGAAATCGGCCACAACTCATTCTCCGGCTTTCTTCCGAGCTCCTTTGGTAATAATCTAAGGCTTCTCGAGTGGCTCAGCCTCCAATTTAACAATCTTTCACTTGAATATTCTGGTCCAGAACAcagttttctctcttctttgaTGAACTGCAGAATTTTGCGGCATCTAAGCATTGAATCTACTACATATGGTGGTGTCCTTCCAGCTTCAATAGGTAATCTCTCAGCGTCACTTCAATATTTTTATGCAGAAAGTTCCCAACTAAAGGGTAACATTCCAATGGAAATCGGAAATTTGAGCCGTTCGATAGCATTATTCCTTGCGAATAATGATTTGGTTGGACCTATTCCATCACTTGGAAGATTACAGCAGCTTGAAGGTTTGGGTCTATATGGAAATAAACTCCAGGGATCGATCCCAAATGACCTTTGTGAGCTAAAGATGCTGTATGACCTATCACTACATAGTAACCTGCTTGATGGGTCATTGCCAGCATGCTTCGATAATTTGACTTCTTTAAGATATTTGAGCTTAGGTTCCAACAAACTAAGTTCCAACATTCCCTCAACCTTGTGGAGACTTTCAAATATGTTGCAAGTTGATTTGTCATCAAATTTTTTCAGTGGCCCTCTCCCATTAGATGTTGGGAATTTAAAGGTTGTGATCagcatggatatttctaggaatcGGCTGTCAGGTAACCAGCCAAGCACCATCAATGGGGATCTCAATGGTTTGACTTATCTATCATTCGCGGAAAATGCATTACAAGGCCATATTCCAGAATCGTTCGGTCAGTTAACTAGCTTGGAATTCTTGGATCTCTCCAGGAACAACATTTCCGGAGTGATTCCGAAGTCCATGGAGGCACTCTCCCATCTCAAATACTTGAACGTTTCTTTCAACAGGCTCGAGGGCCAAATCCCAACAGGAGGACCATTTCGAAACTTATCAGCCGAATTATTTGAGTGTGCCTCAATTGCAGGTGCCACCATGCAAAGATAG
- the LOC121222441 gene encoding probable LRR receptor-like serine/threonine-protein kinase At3g47570, which produces MDQRSILLVTLVIILVRRHKWKGNKQNRETPLPLATWRRISYHQLRVATDGFSESSLIGAGNFGSVYKGTLSDAITVAVKVFNLHIDGAFRSFDSECEVMQSIRHRNLVKIISSCSNEDFKALILEFMPNGSLEKWLYSRTSTLNILQRLDIMIDVASALEYLHHGLQTPVIHCDLKPENVLLDGDMVAHVSDFGIAKLLGEGETMKQTMTMATIGYMAPEYGTSGIVSTEGDVYSSGILLMEMLTRNKPTDEMFTSEMSLKDFLKESLFHSVTKVIDATILQEGEVHYTAKINCISSVIELALDCSAESPSGRTNMVDVVAELKKIKTRYLKDARTR; this is translated from the exons ATGGACCAAAGGT CAATATTGTTAGTGACACTTGTTATTATCCTTGTGAGACGCCATAAGTGGAAAGGAAATAAGCAGAATCGGGAAACTCCATTGCCTCTGGCAACATGGAGAAGAATTTCTTACCATCAGCTCCGAGTTGCAACTGATGGATTCAGTGAAAGTTCCTTGATCGGTGCTGGTAATTTTGGCTCAGTTTATAAAGGCACACTTTCAGATGCCATAACAGTTGCAGTAAAAGTTTTCAACCTGCATATAGATGGAGCATTTCGGAGTTTTGATTCAGAGTGTGAAGTAATGCAGTCTATTCGCCATCGAAATCTCGTTAAAATCATTAGCAGTTGTTCTAACGAGGATTTCAAAGCTTTGATACTCGAGTTCATGCCGAATGGGagccttgaaaagtggttgtatTCTCGTACTTCCACTTTAAATATTCTACAAAGGCTGGACATAATGATCGATGTTGCATCGGCTCTGGAATATCTTCACCATGGACTTCAAACACCAGTGATCCACTGTGATTTGAAGCCTGAAAATGTCTTACTTGATGGAGACATGGTGGCTCATGTGAGTGACTTCGGGATTGCCAAGCTCTTAGGAGAAGGAGAAACCATGAAACAAACCATGACAATGGCAACCATTGGTTACATGGCACCAG AATATGGGACATCAGGGATCGTTTCTACTGAAGGTGATGTCTACAGTTCCGGTATACTACTTATGGAGATGTTGACACGAAATAAGCCTACGGATGAAATGTTTACAAGCGAAATGAGCTTGAAGGATTTCTTAAAGGAGTCATTGTTTCATTCAGTAACGAAAGTAATCGATGCGACTATACTCCAGGAAGGGGAGGTACATTATACTGCTAAAATCAATTGCATTTCGTCTGTGATAGAACTGGCCTTAGATTGTTCAGCAGAGTCACCAAGCGGAAGGACAAACATGGTGGATGTCGTGGCCGAACTCAAAAAGATCAAAACAAGGTATCTAAAAGATGCCCGAACACGGTAG
- the LOC107913148 gene encoding 60S ribosomal protein L32-1 gives MAVPLLSKKIVKKRVKKFKRPQSDRKISVKTNWRRPKGIDSRVRRKFKGCTLMPNIGYGSDKKTRHYLPNGFKKFVVHNVGELELLMMHNRTYSAEIAHDVSTKKRKEIVERAAHLDIVVTNKLARLRSQEDE, from the exons ATGGCTGTTCCCCTTTTAAGTAAGAAAATCGTGAAGAAGAGAGTCAAGAAATTCAAGAGACCCCAGAGCGATCGCAAAATCTCCGTCAAG ACAAATTGGCGGAGACCAAAGGGTATTGATTCTCGTGTAAGAAGAAAGTTCAAAGGATGCACTTTGATGCCCAATATTGGTTATGGTTCTGACAAGAAGACTCGTCACTATCTTCCGAATGGCTTTAAGAAATTTGTTGTGCACAATGTTGGAGAGCTTGAACTGTTGATGATGCACAACAG GACATACTCTGCTGAGATTGCCCATGATGTTTCCacaaagaagagaaaagagatcgtGGAACGAGCAGCACACCTTGATATTGTTGTCACTAACAAACTTGCTCGGTTGCGAAGCCAGGAGGATGAATGA
- the LOC107913147 gene encoding uncharacterized protein — translation MQKASLLCSSNPISSPPAYLHTCCPLTAPIRTRFSPSLFAFSSLRFSLNRLHGRRHGFSPLHSTATEEMIEASKNVSSFVEIGYISSVHGLQGEICIKPNTDFPELRFCKAGRRWLKQQVSGKETIKEVELVEGREHPGKKSWILSFSGIETVDQARQLVGSTLLAEEEDRPHLEEGEFYTRDLVGMRVILKETGEVVGAVVNVFNSGANDLLHVMLKSAEPMPNGSEELSSLAEAGDSGPLVWVPFVKEIVPNVDMNRREMLITPPKGLLELNVRSDERSKKERRQLEWKERKRFQKRLIAAKKKLSEMEQQHVFHGFRFGEKSQASLLADQIVSVNSKLLQQALENVEIASKRWTITESLAGTKLVRNRLRISEKCFTPSTSEEKLGTNFTLQEKALQLISKGKVAVVLDMSDHKNRGKEYDLSLSSSTSRENSETSSLQMLLCDDERFVKAEYRSSMPLVLISPADEIISMKKLFSSNNYFGFDPEKVWFLEEERLPVVGSLFEQNRHKILMKSPWEILQSPVGSGGVISLLSSDNIVENLAQNSVEYIQVCNGERYISRSSPLLLGLVNEKEAEIGIQIFEHSEDVEEGFSMVFSIDTMKKLTRQIHKFQFYAIAKPNSHVELVEKKWVHVEPSSPNSYEFYSTIFSCLNACSLDKLCVMEITE, via the exons ATGCAAAAAGCTTCACTTCTTTGTTCTTCGAATCCAATATCTTCACCGCCAGCCTATCTTCACACATGTTGTCCACTCACAGCTCCCATCAGAACCCGTTTCTCTCCTTCTCTCTTTGCTTTCTCTTCTCTCCGCTTCTCATTGAATCGTCTCCACGGTCGGCGCCATGGCTTTTCTCCTTTGCACAGCACTG CTACTGAAGAAATGATTGAAGCTAGCAAGAACGTTTCTAGTTTTGTTGAAATTGGGTACATATCCAGTGTTCATGGGCTACAAGGAGAAATTTGTATAAAACCCAACACTGATTTTCCTGAACTGCGGTTTTGCAAG GCTGGGAGAAGATGGTTAAAGCAACAAGTTTCAGGTAAAGAAACAATTAAAGAAGTAGAGCTTGTTGAAGGAAGGGAACATCCTGGAAAGAAGAGTTGGATACTCAGCTTCAGTGGGATTGAAACAGTGGATCAA GCCAGGCAACTTGTAGGTTCAACTTTATTGGCAGAGGAAGAAGATAGACCACATTTGGAAGAAGGTGAATTTTATACTCGTGATCTTGTTGGAATGAGAGTCATTCTCAAG GAAACTGGTGAAGTTGTGGGGGCAGTTGTTAATGTTTTCAATAGTGGAGCTAATGATCTCTTACATGTCATGCTCAAATCAGCTGAACCTATGCCTAATGGAAGTGAGGAGTTATCTAGTTTGGCTGAAGCTGGTGATTCTGGTCCCTTGGTTTGGGTACCATTTGTCAAGGAAATTGTTCCTAATGTTGATATGAATAGAAGAGAAATGCTGATTACTCCTCCAAAGGGACTCCTCGAGCTAAACGTACGCTCTGATGAGAGGTCCAAGAAAGAAAGGCGCCAACTT GAATGGAAAGAAAGGAAAAGGTTCCAAAAGCGGTTAATAGCTGCAAAAAAGAAATTGAGTGAAATGGAGCAGCAACATGTATTTCATGGGTTCAGATTTGGAGAGAAATCCCAAGCGAGCTTACTTGCCGATCAGATTGTCAGTGTTAATTCCAAATTGCTTCAGCAGGCATTGGAGAATGTTGAGATAGCTTCAAAGAG ATGGACTATAACTGAATCACTCGCTGGAACTAAGCTGGTGAGAAATAGATTGAGGATATCAGAAAAATGCTTTACTCCATCAACAAGTGAGGAGAAGCTGGGAACAAATTTCACTTTGCAAGAAAAGGCACTTCAGCTTATTTCTAAGGGCAAAGTTGCAGTTGTTTTAGATATGAGTGACCATAAGAACCGGGGAAAAGAATATGACCTCAGTCTCTCTTCCTCAACAAGCAGGGAGAATTCTGAAACATCCTCCCTTCAGATGTTGCTTTGTGACGACGAGAGGTTTGTTAAG GCTGAATATAGATCATCTATGCCACTGGTTTTGATTAGCCCAGCCGATGAAATCATTTCTATGAAGAAGCTATTCTCAAGTAACAATTATTTTGGATTTGACCCTGAAAAG GTTTGGTTCTTGGAAGAAGAGAGGCTGCCAGTTGTTGGCAGTTTGTTCGAACAAAACAGGcataagattttgatgaaatcacCTTGGGAGATTTTGCAATCACCGGTTGGATCCGGAGGAGTCATTAGCTTGCTTTCATCAGACAATATCGTGGAGAATCTTGCACAGAACAGTGTCGAGTATATTCAG GTATGCAATGGTGAAAGATATATCAGCAGGAGCTCACCGCTGCTCCTCGGATTAGTTAACGAAAAGGAAGCAGAGATTGGCATTCAAATTTTCGAACATTCGGAGGACGTTGAGGAAGGCTTCAGCATGGTATTCTCAATAGATACAATGAAGAAGCTGACAAGGCAGATACATAAATTTCAATTCTACGCCATAGCAAAGCCAAATTCACATGTGGAGCTAGTTGAGAAAAAATGGGTTCATGTTGAACCTTCATCTCCTAACTCCTACGAGTTTTATTCTACAATTTTCAGTTGCTTAAATGCATGTTCTTTGGATAAGCTTTGTGTTATGGAAATCACAGAATAG